In Lolium rigidum isolate FL_2022 chromosome 7, APGP_CSIRO_Lrig_0.1, whole genome shotgun sequence, the DNA window gccgcagctccaactggtcgcatcgacgcccccaaccgccgcccttgtatcgacagtagccgagatcgacgccatcaaggaggtaaactcattagttactccttcgcgtcatcttctttctctactatattaaatggctagaggtggtgtCCCATGGTACGTCCCAGCCTCCCACCTCGAATCAAAAATAAAACCGCACGGCTCTTGTCCCGCACGCCACGTTTATATATATGTAAAAAACGGAATAAACCAGGCACAAAACCGGCTGATGGAAACGACCAAGGAGGTCACCACCCACGCACGGTCTTTGACCTCTCGTGCCGTACAgccaaaactaaaaaaaaaatccCCTGATTGATTCCTTGCCTTGCCGTCGATGCGCCGCCTCTCTCCGGCCGCCCCTCTCCGCCGCCTCTCTCCGCCCCCCCTCTCCGCTGTCTCTACCGTCAGGCGCGCCGCGTCGCCGATGCCTCCTTCTCCGCGCCCCCCCCCCTCTCCGGCCGCCCCTCTCCAACCACCGGTGTGCCCCGTGCGGGTCAATCCATGCAACCGCCGGTCAGCTCCTTGCGCGGCAACTGCCGATCGTGGAGGTCGTGGAGATTACCACCTCCTGCACAAAATGCTCAAAGCCCCCTCCCCACCCTTGTTCTCCCCTCGTCTCCCAGTCACCTCTCTCAAATCCGGCGACTGGACCAGCTGCTGCCGCCACCGGGAAACCTCCGACCACAGAATAGGTCAGACGCCGCCGGCAGTGGCCACGCTGCTGCGCCGTCCATCTTGCTCGTCGCCCACCAGAAGACAGGAGGGCGTGCACAGGACGTCTTCCTCCTCCTTACGCCGCATCTTTGGACGAAGAAGTGTTGGTCTGCTACACCCCTCGACATCCTCTGCGCGCATGCCCCCATGCACTGatg includes these proteins:
- the LOC124677519 gene encoding uncharacterized protein LOC124677519, with the protein product MLKAPSPPLFSPRLPVTSLKSGDWTSCCRHRETSDHRIGQTPPAVATLLRRPSCSSPTRRQEGVHRTSSSSLRRIFGRRSVEGGGSRGSDHREEATAGYTKEFYFHNLLLESYSFYWFRRYLTKVFIIGHIIWMKLS